The nucleotide sequence AGCGTCGGTCGGCGGATCTGCCGGCGCCGGAGTGGCCGGGCGGGACGACTCGTTGATGCGGAGTACGGATCCGGACGCCGGAGTCGACGACCGCGATGCCGATCTGCGCTCGGACGCCCGTTTGGCCGGGCTCACCTTGAAGCGTGGGGTGCTGATCGGGTGCGCCCAGATCCTGGCCCTGCTGCCGGGCATCAGTCGTTCCGGGGCCACCATGGTGGCCGGTCTGACCCAGGGTCTGTCGCATCGCGACGCGGCACGGTTCTCGTTCCTGCTGGCCACCCCGGTCATCCTCGCCGCCGGCGCACTCAAGGTGCCCGACCTGTTCGGGCCGCTCGGTGCGGGTATCCACGGTCAGATCCTGGCCGGCAGCATCGCGTCGTTCGTGTGCGCCTACGTCGCCGTCAAGTTCCTCGAGAGGTACTTCCGGACCAGGACGCTGGTGCCGTTCGCGATCTACTGCCTGGTGGCGGGGGCGGTCTCGTTCGTCGTGCTCGCCGCCCGTTAGGCGTTCGCGGGTGTCCTGCCGCGGTCGGTGAGTGCTACCTCACTCCGCAAGTGCGCGAATCATTTCCAGTGGGTACCGTATGTGGTTAGGTATGGCTTGCCTAGCGAAATCCCTGGAAGCGGTGTACGGATGGTCAGACGCGGTAGATGGTTCGGAACGGCCGGGATCGGTGCTCTGGTCGGGGTGATGCTCGTGGCCGCAGGCTGCTCGAGTGGATCCTCCTCCACCGCAGGCCCGTCGTCGTCGGCCCCGGCGGGTTCGGTGAGCCTCACCATCAACGGTGCCGGGGCGCCGCCCGCGGCCTCCGGGAGTGCTGCCGGCGTCTCCGGGCAGACGATCACCGTCTACAGCGGTCAGCACGAGCAGACCACCCAGGCGCTGGTCGCCGATTTCGAGAAGCGGACCGGCGTCAGCGTGAAGCTGAAGTCCGACGACGAGGCCTCGCTCGCCGGCCAGGTGCTGCAGGAGGGCTCGGCCAGCCCCGCTGACGTCTTCTTCGCCGAGAACCCGCCGGCGCTGACCACCCTGCAGGAGAACAACCTCCTGACGACGGTCGACGCCTCGACCCTGTCCCAGGTTCCGACGAAGGCCAGCTCTCCCGGCCAGGACTGGGTCGGGGTGTCGGCCCGCGCCGTGGCGTTCGCCGCCAACAACTCGGTGCCCGCCTCGAGCCTGCCCGCTTCGGTGATGGACCTGGCCGGTCCGGCCTGGAAGGGCAAGCTGGGCCTCGCGCCCAGCGAGACCGACTTCTCCCCGCTGATCACCGCCGTCATCAAGGCCAAAGGGGCCGATGCGGCCAAGTCCTGGCTACAGGCCCTGATGGCCAACGGCAAGGTTTTCGCCGACAACGAGACCCTGATATCCGCCATCGACAAGGGTGAGGTGCAAGGTGGTCTGGTGGACCACTACTACTGGTACCGACTCCGTGACGAGGTCGGCGCATCGAAGGTCGCCTCCGGCCTGCACTACTTCCCGGCGGGCGACCCTGGCTCCCTGGTGGACGTCTCCGGCGCCGCGGTGCTGAAGTCCAGCAGCCACGCTGCCGCCGCACAGGCCTTCCTGGCCTACCTGGTCAGCGCGCCGGCGCAGCAGATCATCGCCACCTCCCACAGCTACGAGTACCCGCTGCGTCCCGGGGTGAGTTCGTCCGCCGACCTGCCGCCGATGGGCGCCATCGTGTCCCCGGCCGAACTCGGCGACGGAAAGCCGGCGCTTGCGCTGCTGCAGGATGTGGGGCTCCTCTGACCAGCACCGTGTCGGCCGGGCCCGAGGCACCCGGCACCATGAGCCCCGCCGCACCGGTCGGGCCGTCATCGACCACCCTCAGGTCCGGACATCTGCCCGGCCTGCGTCGTCGACTGCTCTCACCGCTGGGCCTGCTCACCGCCGGAGTGCTGCTGACCGTGGGATCCCCGCTGATCTTCGTGGTCGTCCAGGCGACCAGGGCCGGTTGGGCACCCGCCCGGGCCCTGCTGCACCGGCCGATCGCCGCGACCCTGCTGTGGCACACGCTGACACTGACCGCCGCCGTGACGACCACCACGGCCGTCATCGGCTTCGGCGCCGCCTATCTCGTCGAACGCACGGACCTGCCGCTGCGCCGGATGCTCTCCGTCGTCCTGGTCATGCCGCTGGCCGTCCCCGAGTTCGTCCAGGGGTTCTCCTGGGTGTCGCTGACGTCCTCGGTCCGCGGCTACTGGGGGGCCGTGCTGGTGATGACGTGCGCGCTGTATCCACTGGTCTACCTGCCGGTGGCGGCCAGCCTGCGGCGCAGCGACGCCGGTGTGGAGGAGGTCGCGCGCAGCCTCGGCAAGGGGCGATGGGTCACGCTGGTCAAAGTCACCCTGCCGCTGACCAGACCGGCCCTGGGCGGTGGCGCCCTGCTGGTGTGCCTCTACCTGCTGGGGGAGTACGGCGCATTCGCAGCCCTGCAGTTCCAGACCTTCGCGACGGCGATCTTCACCGAGTACAAGGTCGCCTACAACACTGCTTCTGCCTCCGTGCTGACCCTGCTGCTGTGCCTGATCGCCCTGCTGGTGGTGATCGGCGAGATGCGTGTCAGCGGGCGCCGCCCGACCGGCCGCGCCGCAGCGGCCGGTCGCAGGCCGTCGCGGGTCCCGTTGGGAGCGGCTCGCTTTCCGGCTCTGGCGGCCCTGTTCGCACTGATCGTCCTCGCGCTGGGTGTGCCGATCGGCGCGCTGGTCTACTGGTGGGCCCGCGGCACCTCGAGCACGCTGCCGGCCGCCTCGATCATGACGGACGTCTGGGCCACCCTCGGCTATGCGTTCGCCGCAGCGATCATCGCGACGATCGGCGCGGTGCCGGTGGCGCTGTACTCGTGGCGCCGCCGGACGAGATGGGCGGCGACCGTCGAACGCGGCGCCTACCTGACGAGGGCGTTGCCGGGCATCGCGGTCGGCCTGTCGATCGTCTACATCACCATCCACTACGCCCGGCCGTTCTACCAGACGTCGTGGATGCTGGTCGCCGGCTACGTCGTGCTGTTCTTCCCGCTGGCCCTGACCGGGGTCCGTGCCGCACTGGCCTCGGTCCCGTCCGGTGTGGAAGAGGTCGCCCGGTCGCTGGGCGTTCGTCCGGCGCTGGTACTGCTGCGGGTGACCTTGCCCCTCATCGCCCCTGGAATGGGGGTGGCCGCGGCCATGGTGATGCTGGCGGCCAGTACCGAGCTCACCGCGACGCTGCTGCTGCGGCCGATCGGCACCAACACCCTGGCCACCCAGTTCTGGACCTTCACCACCGGTCTGGCCTACGGCGAGGCCGCCCCGTACGCGGCGCTGATGATCGCGATCTCGGCGATCCCGGTGCTCGTCCTGGCCCGCCGCGGTGCCGTCCGATGAGCCTGGCGATCTCCGGGCTGCATGCGTCCCACGGCCGCACGCCGGTGCTGTTCGGCGTTGATCTCCGCATGCCAGATCACGGTCTCGCCTGCGTGGTGGGGCCCTCGGGGTGCGGGAAGACGACTCTCCTGCGGGTGGTAGCCGGGTTCCACTCACCGTCCGCCGGCCGGGTCGAACTGGGCGGCCGGCTCCTGGACGACCCCCCCGGGACGCACGTCCCGGCCGAGCGCCGCCGGATCGGCTACATCCCCCAGGACGGTGCGCTGTTCCCCCACCTGAGCGTGGCCGCGAACGTCGGCTTCGGGCTGCCCAGAGCCGATCGCGCCCCCGTGGTGGCGCGGCTGCTCGAGCTGATCGACATGGCGAACCTGGCGGACCGGCATCCGCACCAGCTCTCGGGTGGGCAGCAGCAACGGGTGGCGCTGGCCCGTGCGCTGGCCCCGGAACCCGACCTGCTGCTCCTGGACGAACCCTTCACCGCCCTGGACGCCGGGCTGCGGGCCAGGGTCAGGACCGACGTGATCGACCTGCTGCGCTCGACCGGCACCGCGGCGGTGCTCGTCACGCACGATCCGGCCGAGGCGCTGGCCATCGCAGACCAGGTGACGATCATGGAGGCGGGCCGCATCGTCCAGACCGGCTCCCCTGACGAGCTGCACGCCCGCCCCGTCTCGGCACTGGCCGCGCGGGCGCTGGGCGACACCAACATGATCACCGGCCGGTGCGGGAAGCTCACCGTGGCCACGCGTCTGGGTGACCTGGTGCTCGATGGGCCGGTGGGCGCCGCCGAGGTGACCGTCGTCGTCCGCCCTCGGCAGGTGGTGATGTGTCCCGGCGACGAGCCGGGCTCGGTCGCGGCGCTGGTGCGGCGGGTGGAATTCCGCGGCGAGGACTACCGGATCGAGTTGACCGTGGACGGTCTCGAAGAGCCGGTGGTGTCGCACAGCCTGCTGCGCGTCCCGCAGGGCTCAGCGGTGCGTCTGCGAGTCGACGGCGCCGTGCACCCGCTGGGCTGATTTCGGCGGCTGGCTGTCGTTGCGGGCCGATCTGGCACGCCCGTGCCACCGAGGGTCAGGGGTGATCCGGGCCCGTTGCGCAGGGGTGCGGATAGTGTTTGACGAACGCACGGTACTGACGCACACGTAGAAGGACGGCGCACCATGGCTCCAACAGACGCTCCATCGATATCGACCGGCCCGACGATCTGGACCGCATCCGGCGAGTACGAGGACATCAGCTACGAGACGACGCAGGATGGGATCGCCAAGATCACCATCTGCCGCCCGGAGGTGCGAAACGCATTCCGGCCCCAGACTCTGATCGAGATTTCCGCTGCCATGCTGATCGCGCGGGAGGACGAGCGGGTCGGCGTCATCATCCTGACCGGTCAGGGTGACAAGGCGTTCTGTTCCGGGGGTGACCAGCGGGTGCGCGGCAACAGCGGCTACAAGGAGGACGAGACCTCGGTCGGGCGCTTCCACGTCACGGACCTCCAGGTACAGATGCGCCGGCTGCCCAAGCCCATCGTCGCGATGGTGGCGGGTTTCGCGATCGGCGGAGGGCACGTCCTGCACGTCGTGTGCGACCTGACGATCGCCGCCGACAACGCGATCTTCGGCCAGGTCGGGTCGCGGGTGGGTTCGTTCGACGGCGGTTTCGGCGCCAGTTCCCTCTCCCAGCTGGTCGGGATGAAGAAGGCCAAGGAGATCTGGTTCCTGTGCCGGCAGTACAACGCGCAGCAGGCGCTGGACATGGGCATGGTCAATGCGGTCGTCCCGCTTGCGGATCTCGAGGCCGAGACCGTGAAGTGGTGCCGGGAGATGCTGCAGCTGTCGCCGTTCGCGTTGCGGCTGATGAAGGCCAGCTTCCATGCCGCCGAGGACGGTTACGCCGGGATCCAGCAGCTCGCGCACGATACCAACCTGCTGTTCTACGGCTCCGAGGAGGCGCAGGAGGGCCGCGAGGCCTTCAAGGAGAAGCGCAAGCCCGAGTTCGCTCGATTCCCGAAGCGCGCCTGAGCGCAGTCGACGCCTCCGCCCGCCCGAGGTCAGTCGGGAATCGGGTCGTCGATGCCCCTGACGAACTCGTGCCCTCGGTCGCAGACCGGCCTCCCGACGCGCACCAGGCCACCGTCCTCACCCATCGAGAGCTCGACCTCGTACCGCTGGGTCAGCGGGCCCCCGCACTGTGGGCAGGGAGTCTGCAGGGTGATGGAACGGCTCATCGGCAAGACCTCTCAGCGGTGTGGTTGACGACGATGCTGGGCCGAGGCGGCGAACTCGTCGTCGGGTGGAGCCGCCAACGGTAGCGGGGTCGGACGTGTGCGGCTCTCGCAGAGCGAATCAAGGGACAGGACGAGGTAGCGCAGCCACAGCTCGGGCTGCGAATCGGTGACGGTCGAGCCGATCAGTGTACTGACGACGGCCAGATCGGTGACCTCGACGTCCCGCCGCAGGGGCCCTGCTCCTTGGCCCGGTCCAGCAGCGCCGTGACGGTGGGAATGAGCCGACCGCGCGCCCTGGCCAGATCGATGAGCGTGCCCGTATCGGCACGGTCGTCAGGCGGCGAGGCGGTTCAGCGCCGACACGTGGTCGTAGGAAAGTACCAGCGCGCCCCCGGCGACGTTGTCGTGAAGGTGCGCCATCGATGAAGTACCCGGGATCAGCAGCACGTTGGGCGATCGTTGGAGCAACCACGCCAGCGCCACCGCCATCGGTGTCGAATTGAGCCGGGCCGCAATGGATCCCAGCTCGTCCGACTGCAGCGGGGAGAAACCGCCGAGCGGGAAGTAAGGGACGTAGGCGATGCCCTGCGCGGCGAGCGAGTCGATCAGGACGTCGTCGGCGCGGTGGGCGATGTTGTAGAAGTTCTGCACGCACACGACGGGAGCGATGGTCTGCGCCTCGGCGATCTGATCGGCGCTGACGGTGCTCAGGCCCAGGTGTTTGATCAGGCCCTCCTGCTGCAGCTGGGCCAGCACCGTGAAGGGTTCGGCGATCGAGCCGGGGGTCGGGCTGTCGAAGCCGCCCACTCGCAGGTTGACCACGTCCAGCGTGTCCAGGCCGAGGTGGTCGAGGTTGTCGTGCACCGCCTGCCGCAATTGCTCAGGTGCCAGCGCCTTCGGCCAGCCACCCTTCGCGTCGCGCAACGAGCCGACCTTCGTGACGATGTGGAGCGAGTCGGAGTAGGGGCGCAGGGCTTCGCAGATGATCTGGTTGGTGACGAAAGGGCCGTAGAAGTCACTCGTGTCGATGTGGGTGATTCCCAGTTCGACCACCTCGCGCAGGATGGCGATCGCCGCATCGCGGTCCGCCGGCGGGCCGAAGACGTGTGGCCCGGCCAACTGCATCGCGCCGTACCCCATGCGGGTCACCGTCAGATCCTCGGCCATGGTGAACGTTCCGCCTGGAAGTGTCTTCGCTGCCATCAGTTTCGTCCTCTCGTCGTGGTGCCACTCAGGTTGCTGCACGGTGTCGCCGATCTCTTCCATGCGACGGCGCTCGAACGTGTCGCGCATGGAAGCCAGCCCTGGGGATCATGGTCCAGAACCAGTCCGACGTGATCTTCGCTGATCGGCTCATAGAGGCTCAACGGGAGAAGTGCGACGAGAGCATCGATCGAGTGGTCCGCGATGCCGACCGATACGAGTCGCTGACGGAGGCGCTCGTCGGGAAGCATTCTCCGATTGTAAGGATGTGCCGAGCGACTCGTCAGCGTGCCCGTCGTCGCGGCGTCCAGTTCACGGGGTCGGCATGCCCCCGTTGACGTTGAGCGTCTCGCCGGTGACGTAGCTCGATTCCTGGGAGGCGAGATAGACGTAGGCAGAGGCAAGTTCGGCGGGCTGTCCGGCCCGACCGAGGGGAGTCTGCTGCCCGAATTCCTTCAGCGCCTCCGGGGGTTGTCCGCCGGCCGTCTGCAGCGGCGTCCAGATGGGTCCGGGCGCAACGACGTTCACGCGGATGCCTCTCGGGGCCAGCTGCTGTGCCAACGACTTGGACATCGTGTTGATCGCTGCCTTGGTGCTGGCGTAGTCGACGAGGATCGGAGACGGGGAGTACGCCTGGATCGAACTGGTGTTGATGATGCTGGCCCCCGGAGGCAGATGGGGGAGCGCCTCCTGGATCACCCAGAACAGGGCGCTCACGTTGGTACGAAACGTTTTGTCGAAGCTCTCGCTGGTCAGATCGGCAAGGTCCTCGACGAACTGTTGGCGCCCCGCGACATTGGCCATGAGGTCCAGCCCACCCAACTCCCGCACCGCGGTGGCGATCAGGCTTCGCGCGAACGTCTCGTCAGCGATGTCCCCGGGCGCCAGCACGGCCTTGCGTCCGGCCTCGCGGACGAGCGCCGCGACCTCGTCGGCATCGATCTGCTCCTCGGGAAGGTAGCTGAGGACGACGTCCGCACCCTCTCGCGCGAAGGCGATGGCCACGGCTCGCCCGATGCCGGAGTCGGCGCCGGTGACGAGGGCCCTGCGACCCGTCAGCCGCCCGGACCCACGGTAGGACTTCTCTCCGTGGTCGGCCTTGACGGCCAGGTCTGCATCCAGTCCGGGCCCGTCCTGCTGCTGCTCCGGGAAATCCTCCGATGTGTATTGCGTGACCGGGTTCGTCATCAGGTACTGGTCGGTCATCGTGCTCCTCCTGCGAAGTGGGACATTTCGTTCGTGGTCAGATCCGGCCCGCGCCGCCGTTGCCGCGTGAGCAGGAACGTGCTGGTGGTCGAGATCATGCCGGTCCAGTGCCCACCCGCGTTGCCAGTCATGCGCGGCTTGTCGCGGGCGGTGTCCCTGCGCCTGATGGAAGAAATGGCCAGAGAAGGGTGACCATTCATCGTCGGGTTCAGGCTGCCATTATGTTTCCTACTCTTCGTCACGAAAATGCCGAAAGCCCCGCCCGGGACGCCCGCGACCAAGGCGAGGCAGGCGACGTCGGGCGAGCGGTCGGGCCCGACGGTCGACAGGAGCGTGCCGTGGGCGACAGGTGGACCGTGGTCCGGCGGCCAAGCGCGATTTGGACCTCGAGGCAGGCACTTGTCCTTCGACGGGGTCGACCGGACCAGGTGGCACGTCCACAGAATGAAAATGACCTCGGATCAGCGTCTCCGCTGAACCGAGGCCATGGTCTGATGGTGGGCGATACAGGGATTGAACCTGTGACAGACTGATTTGGCGTCACAGTTCGCCACCTGCTCAAACACGCGCTGACCTGCTGATCTCCTTCACTGTATCGCCTGACAGACGTGGACGCAAGTGGACAGAGATGTACTCTCAACGGGCACGTATTGGGCACGGCGAGAGGACATCGCATGGCAGGCAAGCGCGGTTTCGGCAGTATCCGGCGGCTGCCGTCCAAGCGGTATCAGCCGCGCTACACCGGCCCGGACGGTTTGCGCTACACAGCGCCCCACACCTTCGACACCAAGCTCGACGCCGAGGGCTGGTTGACAGACGTGCGCCGCGAGATCACCGCGGACACCTGGCGGCCCGCCGGGGCGGCACCGCCGAAGTACCGAACCGTTGGGGACTACGCCGAAAGCTGGCTGACAGCAAGGACCCTGAAGCCGCGGACCACGGAGCACTACCGGCAGCTGCTCGACCGGCTGATCCTGCCGACCTTCGCCGATACGGCAATCGTCGCCGTCACGGCCGACGGGGTGCGCCGGTGGCACACATCGATGCCGCCGCGGCCGACCCAACGGTCCCACGCCTATGCACTGCTGAAGGCCATCCTCCGCGACGCTGTAGACGACGGACTGATCCCCGCCAACCCGGCGCATATCCGCGGCGCTGGCAGTGCCAGGCGAGCGCACAAGGTCAAGCCGGCGACCTTGGCCGAGCTGGCCGGGCTGGTCGAGGCGATGCCGCCGAAGTACCGGGCCTTGACGTTGGTCGCCGCCTGGTGCGGGCTGCGGTTCGGCGAGCAGGTCGAGTTGCGGCGCAAGGACGTAGACCTATCGGCCGGCGTTCTGCATGTGCGGCGCGGCGCTGTGCGTACGAAGACGGGCATATCGATCGGCGGCCCGAAGTCGGCGGCCGGCGTGCGTGACGTGTCGGTGCCGCCGCATCTGCTGCCGATGCTGCGCAAGCACGTCTACGACCATGCGGCACCTGGCCGCGAGGGCTTGCTGTTCCCGGCCGGGCACGGCGGGACGTTGGCACCCTCGACGCTCTACAAGGTGTTTTATCCGGCGCGCGAGGCGATTGGGCGGCCTGACCTACGGTGGCACGACCTGCGGCACACGGGCGCGGTCTTGGCGGCATCGACGGGGGCGACGCTCGCCGAGCTGATGGCCCGGCTCGGGCATTCGACACCGGCGGCGGCCCTGGTCTACCAGCACGCGGCCGACGGCCGGGACGCGATCATTGCCGCAAAGCTTTCGGAATTGGCTAACCCGAAGGGGTGAACTTTCGAGCGACAACCCTATGCAGCCCTATGCAAACCTACGCAAACCTACGCATCAAAAGGGTTAGGCGCAAAATTGGTGTCGGGGCAGTGATGTACAACTAGGACGGAGCTGTAACCTGCAGCGCCGCGCATGCAAATGCCCCCTGACCGAAAAGTCAGAGGGCATTTACGCCGCGCACCGAAAAACCCTGCCGAGGGAATAGCCGAATGATAGCAGCACAAGCCCTTCACGCGCCCGTGACTTCTTTCGGGCGGCCCTAATGTGGACGAAGCTCAGCGACGACCTGCCCGATAATCCGCGGCTTCTCACGCTGACGCGCTCCATTCGCTGGATGCTCGTAGAGCTGATGATCTGGTCGAACAAACACGGCACTGACGGCCTGGTGCCGTGCGCCCTGCTCGGGCGGATCAGTGACGAGCTCGAGCCGGCCGCCGCTGCTGACCTGTTGGTCGGCGCCGGATTCCTAAACCGTGACGGCTCCGATTACGTCATCGTTGGTTTCCTCGACGACCAGCCGTCCGCCGCGGACACTGCTCGTATCCGCGCCTTGACGAACGAGCGTTCCCGCAGGCAGCGGCAGCACAGAAACGGTGATCATTCGCTGTGCGATGCCCGCTACTGCCAACAGTCACGCGTGACATCCCGCGTGAGCAACGATTACCCGCCCGACCCGCCCGACCCGCCCGAAGGAACTAGGGCGGTAGGGCCGGGGAAGGGTGCGGCCTCTTCGGGCTCCGCCCTCGGCCGCACGCATTCCCCGGTTGAAGTCATCTACCCGGCCGGCTGGTGAAAAAGCACGTACGGCTCGAGGTTCGAATCCAGAGCGCCGAGGAATGTGACAGCGACAAGGGTCACGCCGGGATCAGCGTGACCCTTGGCGAACCGGAACTGTGGGCCGACATGAAGCCGACCGATAGCCAGCAGCGTTGGCGCGAGGCCATCATCCACAGGGCAGGCTTGCTCGCGCGGATAGCGAGCTGGGCCGAACCATTCGTCACCGAACAACGTCGCACCCACGGTTGCGAAATTCAACCGACCCGGCATTCACTCGGGCCGATGCATCCGCCCGAGTACGGCGACCGGGACATGTGCTCCCTGAATTGCTACGACTTGCTGCGACCGACCGCGGACGCCGCGGTCTACCTGACTATTGACCAAGAGGAAATCAGCGTGTGGAAAAAACGAGTGAAGGCTTGGCTTGCAGTTTTGGCCGAAGAGAATTCAGCATCATGACGCAGAGACGCCCCGGCTCCGTCGTCAAGGCAAGCCGGCTCGGCGCAGGCCCGCGGACGACCGAGGCCAGGTCGTCGGAGCGGCGGATCAACCTACCGGCGTTGAGTCCGACCGCCGAGAGTGCGCACCTCCGCCTCGGGCTCGCGATTGCAGCGACGTTCCGGCCAACACCATGCGCTGGGTCCGACGACTGGCTCAGCGAAGCCGCTGAGGTGCGCGCAGCCGCCGCAGAGTCCTGCACCGGCTGCCAGGTGCTCAGCCTATGTGCCCAGTACGCTGACGCCGCCCCTGAGGCGTGCGGCGTGTGGGGCGGGGTTGACCGCACGCCAGCCGCGGCCAAACGCGGCCGGCCACGCACACGCAAGAGCGCCTGAATGATGCGAGCCCGATTTTTTGGGTGGGCGACCCGACGCCGACCGGCAACTCTGCATTTCATCAACCCGAGTGTGTCAGTGGGATCAAGTGTGATGGCAGCGTGTCAACCCGCTCAGAGTGAGTGTGTCAGTGTGTCTATAGGGACACACACACACTCACTGCCGGCCAACACGGTAGTGGGTCAGTTTGAAATTGACACACTCGACGATGACGCGGAGGTCGAGAGGTGACGCAGCGACGCCCCGGATTCACCAATATCGCGGCGAGCAAACCGGGCAGCGGACCGCGGACCGACGACCGGCCGGCCAGTCGTCGCATCAATCTCCCGGCCCTGAGCCTGGCCGCCGAACAAGCGCACGTACGTCTCGGCGCTGCGATTGCAGCGGCGAGACGTACGCCGTGCGCCGGAGGCTCGGACAAATGGTTTTCCGAAGACCCTCAAGTCCGCCAGGAGGCAGCAGAATCGTGCCGGGGGTGTCCGGTGCTTGCCCTGTGCGCCCAGTACGCCGATGAGGCAGGCGAAGGCCAAGGCGTGTGGGCCGGTGTCGATCGCACGCCAACCTTGGCGAAGCGAGGACGGCCACGCAAGAGCGCCTGACATTCGCACGGCACGCCGCCCAACCAGGGCCACCCGCCTCGGCCCATCACTCGACCACGTGAATCCCATCGCCACACACCCGCACCTAGCCCTCGACCCGGCGAACCTGAAGCCAGCCCACTACGGATGCAACAGCGCCAAAGGCGCACGACCAGCCACCCCATTGCCTACGCCGCCACGCCGGCGTGACGACTGGTGACCCAGATTCCCCACCCCATACCCCACCCATACCCCACCCCGCTGACCTGCGGCAACGCCAGCGCCCCACAGACGAGCCCGGTTTTTTTGGTGGGCGACCGGACGCCGACCGCATGTCTTCCATTTTTTGTCCCCGTTTTTTCTCAGGTTGGGACCCTGGACCCGGCCCCGCCGAACTAGCAAAGGATTGACACCATGATCGAGATCGAAACTTCCGCCCTTGAACGGGCCATGCAGGTGCTCGAGGACGACCGCGGCCGCAGCGTTTTGAAAATGGCCCTCGACGAGCGCAGCTCGGGCGGGGACCTGTTCGCGGCCGGGATTGTTGCTGCCTCGGAGGGCTACCCGGTGCCGCTGGCCGAGCACCTCGACGGGCTGGACAATCGTGGGCTGTCGCATCTGACTGCCGCGTGCTCGCGGCTCCGCAATAGGCATGCGGCGGCCGGTGAGCACGATCTGGCCGCGATCTGGCAGGAGGTCCTACTGCTGGTGCTCCGCTACTGGGAGCAGCCGTCCGCGGTCGCGCCGAGCTCGGCCGCCGACGCCGATTGGGAGGCGCTCACGAGGTCTATCGGCGGCGTGACCAACACGTTCGCATGTGAGCGGGCCTGACCGGGGCGCCGATGAACCCTCGTGGCTTCGCAGCAGCCGGGCGGCCCGCGCATCAAGGTTGCACCGGAGCCCCCCGCTGCGCGGCTGAGCCACTCAAACTTCGGTGGCTCCGGTCAGCATCTCTTCGCGCGGTCGGCGTTGTGGTCGGCGATGACGACCAGGCACCCCTGTGTCGCACCCCCTGGGCCGAATCGCCGGCGTGAATCTTCGCCGAAGAATCTCGCCCCCCCTCGAGCCGAGCCACCGCGGAACAGTGTGGCCTATTCGGCTGCCCGGTTCGTGGCGGTGGTGCTGGCCGAAGAAAATAGCCCGCCCGAAACCTTCGGATTGTGATATTATGTCGGCGCATTCGGACATGCCCGATTCGAGCAGGTAGAAAACCACTCGGCGCAACTTGGGCTAGATCCGAATCAAGGAGCCACGCCGGGCAGCGCGAAACGCACCCGGCCGAAGTTCCACCGTATCCGCAGGGAACTCTCGTCACCGCAGCGCGAAACGCACGGTAGACGCAGAGAAGCCGCGGCAAACACACACCCCCTTTCTTTTGCCGTACCCGCGTGTTGTGCCTGACGGCCGCCGCGGCTCTTCGGCTAACCCGAATCCACCAGAATGG is from Nakamurella sp. PAMC28650 and encodes:
- a CDS encoding extracellular solute-binding protein, with the translated sequence MVRRGRWFGTAGIGALVGVMLVAAGCSSGSSSTAGPSSSAPAGSVSLTINGAGAPPAASGSAAGVSGQTITVYSGQHEQTTQALVADFEKRTGVSVKLKSDDEASLAGQVLQEGSASPADVFFAENPPALTTLQENNLLTTVDASTLSQVPTKASSPGQDWVGVSARAVAFAANNSVPASSLPASVMDLAGPAWKGKLGLAPSETDFSPLITAVIKAKGADAAKSWLQALMANGKVFADNETLISAIDKGEVQGGLVDHYYWYRLRDEVGASKVASGLHYFPAGDPGSLVDVSGAAVLKSSSHAAAAQAFLAYLVSAPAQQIIATSHSYEYPLRPGVSSSADLPPMGAIVSPAELGDGKPALALLQDVGLL
- a CDS encoding ABC transporter ATP-binding protein; the protein is MSLAISGLHASHGRTPVLFGVDLRMPDHGLACVVGPSGCGKTTLLRVVAGFHSPSAGRVELGGRLLDDPPGTHVPAERRRIGYIPQDGALFPHLSVAANVGFGLPRADRAPVVARLLELIDMANLADRHPHQLSGGQQQRVALARALAPEPDLLLLDEPFTALDAGLRARVRTDVIDLLRSTGTAAVLVTHDPAEALAIADQVTIMEAGRIVQTGSPDELHARPVSALAARALGDTNMITGRCGKLTVATRLGDLVLDGPVGAAEVTVVVRPRQVVMCPGDEPGSVAALVRRVEFRGEDYRIELTVDGLEEPVVSHSLLRVPQGSAVRLRVDGAVHPLG
- a CDS encoding oxidoreductase, with product MAAKTLPGGTFTMAEDLTVTRMGYGAMQLAGPHVFGPPADRDAAIAILREVVELGITHIDTSDFYGPFVTNQIICEALRPYSDSLHIVTKVGSLRDAKGGWPKALAPEQLRQAVHDNLDHLGLDTLDVVNLRVGGFDSPTPGSIAEPFTVLAQLQQEGLIKHLGLSTVSADQIAEAQTIAPVVCVQNFYNIAHRADDVLIDSLAAQGIAYVPYFPLGGFSPLQSDELGSIAARLNSTPMAVALAWLLQRSPNVLLIPGTSSMAHLHDNVAGGALVLSYDHVSALNRLAA
- a CDS encoding iron ABC transporter permease encodes the protein MSPAAPVGPSSTTLRSGHLPGLRRRLLSPLGLLTAGVLLTVGSPLIFVVVQATRAGWAPARALLHRPIAATLLWHTLTLTAAVTTTTAVIGFGAAYLVERTDLPLRRMLSVVLVMPLAVPEFVQGFSWVSLTSSVRGYWGAVLVMTCALYPLVYLPVAASLRRSDAGVEEVARSLGKGRWVTLVKVTLPLTRPALGGGALLVCLYLLGEYGAFAALQFQTFATAIFTEYKVAYNTASASVLTLLLCLIALLVVIGEMRVSGRRPTGRAAAAGRRPSRVPLGAARFPALAALFALIVLALGVPIGALVYWWARGTSSTLPAASIMTDVWATLGYAFAAAIIATIGAVPVALYSWRRRTRWAATVERGAYLTRALPGIAVGLSIVYITIHYARPFYQTSWMLVAGYVVLFFPLALTGVRAALASVPSGVEEVARSLGVRPALVLLRVTLPLIAPGMGVAAAMVMLAASTELTATLLLRPIGTNTLATQFWTFTTGLAYGEAAPYAALMIAISAIPVLVLARRGAVR
- the menB gene encoding 1,4-dihydroxy-2-naphthoyl-CoA synthase translates to MAPTDAPSISTGPTIWTASGEYEDISYETTQDGIAKITICRPEVRNAFRPQTLIEISAAMLIAREDERVGVIILTGQGDKAFCSGGDQRVRGNSGYKEDETSVGRFHVTDLQVQMRRLPKPIVAMVAGFAIGGGHVLHVVCDLTIAADNAIFGQVGSRVGSFDGGFGASSLSQLVGMKKAKEIWFLCRQYNAQQALDMGMVNAVVPLADLEAETVKWCREMLQLSPFALRLMKASFHAAEDGYAGIQQLAHDTNLLFYGSEEAQEGREAFKEKRKPEFARFPKRA
- a CDS encoding undecaprenyl-diphosphate phosphatase — translated: MSTISYLEAIVVGGLQGITELFPVSSLGHSVILPALIGGNWAKDLDVSTPESPYLAFIVGLHVATAAALLLFFWRDWIRIIGGFVTSIRYRRISTDAERLAWLIVLATIPVGIAGLLLEHTFRTVLGRPMPAAAFLFANGLVLFLGEYLRRRAAPIGVGASSVPVGASAASVGGSAGAGVAGRDDSLMRSTDPDAGVDDRDADLRSDARLAGLTLKRGVLIGCAQILALLPGISRSGATMVAGLTQGLSHRDAARFSFLLATPVILAAGALKVPDLFGPLGAGIHGQILAGSIASFVCAYVAVKFLERYFRTRTLVPFAIYCLVAGAVSFVVLAAR